Proteins found in one Fulvitalea axinellae genomic segment:
- a CDS encoding GAF domain-containing protein, whose amino-acid sequence MKIRERLNLLILVPTFLLTGLTVALMTYRFYTKSLEDQIRESGFSTHLFAMKVEDQMQGYMETVRQLARNVEMFEVIPVNERREVLSTFMKNELSSDKGLLAVWSKLEIYALDSLQDEWRGKRGSSVAGNFYYTYYKKPDGSIGLRHSRSTTVKAVMNHGQYAYIKKKPREMLRDPFRIVYGQGEEKSLHCNLLTPIKVNGEFIGVMTADVSMERLRELVRDSELPEACNSILLYNQFDNPKRPEDERYVSASNTYLSDTLLFNTLQRNVRASVKDLSGNELEDMYRYDLEDSKGKRFMAFMIPVKVGKAPERWYYTQLVPYELIEGPVKEIFFQIAGLGLLAMLVLSALVYFTIRSLTVPLTKITERLRMVAQGKKVEVPEYRRNSDNEIDLMFGALRELAVGVDEKASFSAEIGKGNYSKDLKIRSEDDILGKSLVQMKKDLHLADETRKRNEWISEGVQDFSEVMKKEHESLEDLTFQALQKVIRYIDASQGFLYVVDETGEEPLLRLTAAYAWEKQRHLDTRLAKGDGQAGQVWLEGEMIRMTDIPQGFYHINSGLGDAEPKEVVIIPIQLLGVTYGVIELASFNNIGERELDLLDKVLETLAVLLKNNSYGFAEVPSYERR is encoded by the coding sequence ATGAAAATCAGAGAGCGGCTAAATTTACTCATCCTCGTACCCACTTTTTTGCTTACGGGCCTTACGGTGGCGTTGATGACATATCGATTTTATACCAAAAGCCTTGAAGACCAAATCCGGGAAAGCGGGTTTTCCACCCATCTGTTCGCCATGAAGGTGGAAGACCAGATGCAGGGTTATATGGAAACGGTCAGGCAACTGGCCCGCAATGTGGAGATGTTCGAGGTAATTCCCGTAAACGAACGCCGGGAAGTCCTGAGTACGTTTATGAAAAACGAACTCTCAAGTGACAAGGGATTGCTGGCCGTTTGGTCCAAGCTTGAGATTTACGCCTTGGACAGCCTTCAGGACGAATGGAGGGGCAAACGGGGCAGTTCCGTAGCCGGAAACTTCTATTATACCTATTACAAAAAGCCGGACGGATCCATCGGGTTACGCCATAGCCGATCCACGACGGTGAAAGCGGTGATGAATCACGGGCAGTACGCCTATATCAAAAAGAAACCCAGGGAAATGTTGCGCGATCCGTTCAGGATCGTCTATGGCCAAGGCGAGGAAAAATCCTTGCACTGCAATTTGCTGACGCCGATAAAAGTAAACGGAGAGTTTATAGGCGTAATGACAGCGGACGTCTCTATGGAGCGTCTCCGCGAGCTGGTCCGGGACAGCGAGTTGCCGGAAGCCTGCAACTCCATCCTTCTATACAATCAGTTCGATAATCCCAAACGTCCCGAAGACGAGCGCTATGTCAGCGCCTCGAATACTTATCTCTCCGACACTTTACTGTTCAACACGTTACAAAGGAATGTTAGGGCCTCGGTAAAAGACCTGTCGGGAAATGAGTTGGAGGATATGTACCGCTACGACTTGGAAGACTCCAAAGGCAAACGCTTTATGGCTTTTATGATTCCCGTGAAAGTCGGCAAAGCGCCAGAGCGTTGGTATTACACCCAGCTGGTTCCTTACGAGCTGATCGAAGGTCCGGTGAAAGAGATATTTTTCCAGATTGCGGGACTTGGCCTGTTGGCTATGCTAGTGCTTTCGGCTTTGGTTTATTTCACTATCCGATCGCTCACCGTACCGCTGACCAAGATCACCGAAAGGCTCAGGATGGTAGCCCAGGGCAAAAAAGTGGAAGTGCCCGAATACCGCAGAAACTCGGACAACGAAATAGACCTGATGTTCGGCGCGTTACGCGAACTGGCCGTAGGCGTGGACGAAAAAGCCTCGTTCTCGGCCGAAATCGGAAAGGGCAACTATTCAAAGGACCTTAAGATCCGCAGTGAGGATGACATACTGGGGAAATCTTTGGTGCAAATGAAAAAAGACCTCCACTTGGCGGACGAAACCCGGAAACGTAACGAATGGATCAGCGAAGGCGTGCAGGACTTTTCGGAGGTGATGAAAAAGGAGCACGAAAGCCTGGAAGACCTGACTTTCCAAGCCCTTCAGAAGGTTATCAGGTATATCGACGCGTCGCAAGGGTTCCTGTACGTGGTGGACGAAACCGGCGAAGAACCGCTGTTGCGCCTTACCGCCGCTTACGCTTGGGAAAAACAACGCCATCTGGACACCCGTCTGGCCAAAGGCGACGGCCAAGCGGGCCAAGTCTGGCTTGAGGGCGAAATGATCCGGATGACGGACATTCCCCAAGGTTTTTACCATATCAATTCCGGCCTCGGTGACGCGGAGCCTAAAGAGGTGGTAATTATTCCTATCCAACTGTTGGGCGTCACTTACGGCGTAATCGAATTGGCCAGCTTCAATAATATCGGCGAACGGGAACTGGACTTGCTCGATAAAGTGCTGGAAACTTTGGCCGTTCTTTTGAAAAACAACAGTTACGGCTTCGCCGAAGTGCCAAGTTACGAACGTCGGTAG
- a CDS encoding Xaa-Pro dipeptidyl-peptidase, with translation MNKNYFTYVFVALLSLASAANAQERKDNSIKAKPVFKDGQAQVVEAFNDPKTWVRHDLWVETEFDTDGDGKLDRMHVAVTRPSQTDTQGLKLPVVYVTSPYFAGVATEKDIFWDVKHELGATPPKRKHADVKRTGKRPIISNSHLKTWVPRGYIVVHSSSPGTGLSQGSPTVGGDNESLAPKAVVDWLCGRGKGYTEPYGGEPVKAYWSTGRVGMTGTSYNGTLPLACATTGVEGLEAIIPIAPNTSYYHYYRSNGLVRSPGGYLGEDIDVLYDFIHSGPEEKRAYADSVVRDDEMAKGMDRITGDYNDFWKGRDYIHDMKPMKAALLMSHGFNDWNVMPEHSLRIYEAAKAKGLPAQIYYHQYGHGGPPPMRMMNRWFTRYLHGVENGVENDARAWIVREGAKTSKPTAYTDYPNPAATNVTLYPGTETGARGLLNLKKSPVALETLTDDVSHSGSELASAESSENRLLYVTPKLKKDLHISGTARVSLRISSDKPAANLSVWLVSLPWKKGRRLKTTDNIITRGWADPQNRRSITKSKPLKPGKFYTVSFDLQPDDQVIPAGQQIGLMVFSSDRDFTLWPEPGTKLTLDLRKSSLKLPVVGGEQALRKAMGLDAVQ, from the coding sequence ATGAATAAAAACTACTTTACCTATGTCTTTGTGGCCTTGCTGTCATTGGCCAGTGCGGCCAACGCGCAGGAGCGAAAGGACAACTCCATAAAAGCAAAGCCCGTCTTCAAAGACGGCCAAGCCCAAGTGGTGGAGGCCTTCAACGATCCGAAAACCTGGGTCCGCCACGACCTGTGGGTGGAGACCGAATTCGATACCGACGGCGACGGAAAGCTTGACCGTATGCACGTGGCCGTAACCCGGCCTTCGCAAACCGATACGCAGGGGCTTAAGTTGCCCGTGGTGTACGTTACCAGCCCGTACTTTGCGGGAGTGGCTACGGAAAAGGATATTTTTTGGGACGTTAAACACGAATTGGGAGCAACGCCGCCCAAGCGCAAGCACGCCGACGTAAAACGCACGGGCAAGCGGCCGATCATCTCCAACTCGCACCTTAAGACTTGGGTGCCCCGCGGATATATCGTGGTCCATTCCTCGTCTCCGGGTACGGGGCTCTCGCAGGGCTCGCCTACCGTGGGCGGCGATAACGAATCCTTGGCGCCCAAAGCCGTGGTCGATTGGCTATGCGGAAGGGGCAAGGGCTACACCGAGCCTTACGGTGGCGAACCGGTGAAAGCCTATTGGTCTACCGGCAGGGTGGGCATGACAGGCACTTCTTACAACGGTACGCTTCCTTTGGCCTGCGCCACTACCGGGGTGGAAGGGCTTGAGGCCATTATCCCTATAGCGCCCAACACTTCCTACTATCACTACTACCGCTCGAACGGCCTGGTGCGTAGCCCCGGCGGATATTTGGGCGAGGATATCGACGTGCTTTATGATTTTATCCATAGCGGACCGGAGGAAAAACGCGCTTACGCAGATTCGGTAGTACGCGACGACGAGATGGCCAAAGGCATGGACCGGATCACGGGCGACTATAACGACTTCTGGAAAGGACGCGACTATATCCACGATATGAAGCCGATGAAAGCGGCCCTCCTTATGTCGCACGGATTTAATGACTGGAATGTGATGCCCGAGCACAGCCTCCGGATTTACGAGGCGGCCAAAGCCAAAGGCTTGCCGGCGCAGATCTATTACCACCAGTACGGCCACGGCGGCCCTCCGCCGATGCGCATGATGAACAGGTGGTTTACCCGCTATTTGCACGGTGTGGAGAACGGTGTGGAAAATGATGCCAGGGCGTGGATAGTGCGCGAAGGAGCGAAAACATCCAAGCCCACCGCCTACACCGACTACCCGAACCCTGCGGCTACGAACGTAACGCTTTATCCCGGTACGGAAACGGGCGCCAGAGGACTGTTGAACCTCAAAAAATCGCCTGTAGCGTTGGAGACGCTGACCGACGACGTGTCGCATTCGGGCAGTGAGTTAGCCAGCGCCGAAAGTTCGGAGAACCGCCTGCTGTACGTAACACCGAAGCTGAAGAAAGACTTGCATATCTCGGGTACGGCCCGCGTAAGCCTGCGCATCTCATCCGACAAGCCCGCCGCCAATCTTTCCGTATGGCTAGTGTCATTGCCTTGGAAAAAAGGGCGCAGACTCAAGACCACCGACAATATCATAACCCGTGGTTGGGCCGACCCTCAAAACAGAAGATCAATCACGAAGAGCAAGCCGTTGAAGCCAGGCAAGTTTTACACCGTAAGCTTTGACTTGCAACCCGACGACCAAGTGATACCGGCCGGCCAACAAATCGGCTTGATGGTATTCTCCAGCGACAGGGACTTTACCCTCTGGCCGGAACCAGGTACCAAGCTGACGCTGGACCTCAGGAAAAGTTCGCTGAAACTTCCGGTAGTGGGTGGCGAACAGGCTTTGAGAAAGGCTATGGGACTCGACGCCGTTCAATAG